From the genome of Leguminivora glycinivorella isolate SPB_JAAS2020 chromosome Z, LegGlyc_1.1, whole genome shotgun sequence, one region includes:
- the LOC125241064 gene encoding uncharacterized protein LOC125241064 isoform X3, translated as MEIECTQKLECTQELYYSQTERLDPEQVGFLGIQGSTYAIKRGPNKIGRDPQTCGIYLNLNKTLQPYIPYPLKNGDMVQFGAIFGMFRLLQDDNDLPMTQAIDLPCTPAPVPKQMSRLGAPVLVPESPEVSDMDDSFIMPSQPKKSSEFKSPMNKFIKPSNKTVAIQPMGSKTIDNAYWASARKSDSFNFQLDDSGSSFNDSTASNKSNKIIEESNDNIHEMETQQPVQANDSTDSIYTANTQVAPPSIHCMETQPPVLDIHMQETQQAPDIHALDTQVVPDTIHNCDTQAPIPNKLPEVCKIDDQEDLKVDLISANKENVNSSDNIFNAETQAFVVEKQPVMVEQKSESINKSVEESSKNKDDSDEEIAFEELNTQSFHDCFESQPITGNISPPIERIEKIEVSLNKIRRESGSSTDCEDMDILPNQKLSTDIDMLPTQKIIVDSNAENINSDLGVMPTQKLVEDIEMLPTQKIVTNVDDDLTDCEDEDDIVKNEVKGANASGSPEIDFEDMATQIIGDDVLEAEINKTKDQTDGPSKGLSFEELPTQIITDDSKEENFEELPTQIITDEAEIEKPNEEVYSEEIISPFKVPFRTPLKSKKTPTKAPTPKVVVTNDDDDDDPNYYAATQDLFNDLCTQGEPSTDSIKPNSSNQKEKGDDELVPCSVEGYEMGDRFRHIESEVSPLKKSDSGGSDSKINISLNEKSISNVVLKTPQTLKIMNIDLPDSQEIKTSVTLKHNSITESSSDTETDEVSDQDSGITFGKKRKAKVNAKRDLSKKLEVLPSRVITRVRKPTLKVRESDEINRNSKSILKSIVIVDSDDNIDADIVSENISRLKNKTEKKKGKEKEDEQSKRLSDEPAKRPHSRNENKKKDKPIEELSDSKGRSSRSKTKKSEESKSKADDHKDTDDIKVRSTRSTRNKKDNGKGEKSKGEEQKESKSKEEKSKSRSESKSKSDSHSRSNSESRSNSKPRRNDSKNRSDSKTRSTRSKDKKDNPKNTSRNEKTPETEVRRSSRQKSKETAKHENSTVYLSSESSTESPKNLKRPAANELEVPSPKRTRSLPNSKECTASTSVQSTPVRAERHYVLFTAFSNDDVRSKLEKLGAVIVTDVMSCTVLVTLQIKRTFKLLCAVGLGRPIVGPEWVQACADTNTIVDPWQFLIKDSQAERRFQFSLERTLKSRRNFLEGYHVSATPSVLPTAQEMKLIVECSGGVWQASAPNWICVTSAADKALWPALRRRGATLVSTEFILGGVLRQRPDIDDTAFGNPPSAAKKAPEAAIQPAAAKKPAGDFVCPECGRRCLSRIGLASHARSHTKT; from the exons aaaacattGCAGCCATACATACCCTATCCGCTTAAAAATGGCGACATGGTTCAGTTTGGGGCTATATTCGGCATGTTTAGGCTGCTTCAAGATGACAATGACTTGCCGATGACACAGGCGATAGACCTGCCATGTACCCCAGCACCCGTACCTAAACAGATGTCTAGGTTAGGCGCTCCAGTGTTGGTGCCAGAATCTCCTGAAGTCAGTGATATG GATGACTCCTTTATAATGCCATCACAACCCAAAAAATCATCTGAGTTTAAGAGCCCCATGAACAAATTTATAAAACCGTCTAATAAAACTGTGGCTATCCAACCTATGGGCAGTAAAACTATAGACAATGCTTACTGGGCATCCGCCAGAAAATCAGACTCATTTAATTTCCAATTAGATGATTCTGGAAGCTCTTTCAATGACTCAACAGCttcaaacaaatcaaataaaattattgaagaGAGCAATGATAATATCCATGAAATGGAAACGCAACAACCTGTCCAAGCTAATGATAGTACAGACTCTATTTACACTGCGAACACGCAAGTAGCTCCGCCCTCCATACATTGTATGGAAACGCAGCCACCTGTCTTGGACATTCACATGCAAGAAACACAGCAAGCTCCTGACATTCACGCTCTAGACACGCAGGTTGTACCTGACACTATACACAATTGTGACACACAGGCTCCAATACCAAATAAATTACCTGAAGTATGCAAAATAGATGACCAAGAAGATTTAAAAGTCGATTTAATATCAGCAAATAAAGAAAACGTGAATAGTTCGGACAATATATTCAATGCAGAAACACAAGCTTTTGTTGTAGAAAAGCAACCAGTTATGGTTGAACAGAAATCTGAGAGTATTAACAAAAGTGTTGAAGAATCATCTAAAAATAAAGATGACTCTGATGAAGAAATCGCGTTTGAAGAATTGAATACACAATCATTTCATGACTGTTTTGAGTCCCAGCCGATTACTGGCAACATATCCCCACCGATAGAAAGGATAGAAAAGATTGAAGTAAGCTTGAATAAAATCAGACGCGAGTCCGGCAGTTCAACTGATTGTGAAGATATGGATATCTTGCCAAATCAGAAATTGTCAACTGATATAGACATGTTACCAACCCAAAAGATTATAGTTGACTCTAATGCTGAAAATATAAATAGTGACCTTGGTGTTATGCCAACTCAAAAACTTGTTGAGGATATAGAAATGCTGCCGACTCAAAAAATTGTTACCAATGTTGATGATGATCTCACAGATTGTGAAGATGAAGACGACATCGTGAAAAATGAAGTTAAAGGAGCAAATGCTAGCGGGAGCCCGGAAATAGATTTTGAAGATATGGCTACACAAATAATCGGGGATGACGTATTAGAAGCAGAGATAAATAAAACGAAAGACCAAACTGATGGTCCTAGTAAAGGACTCAGTTTTGAAGAGTTGCCCACGCAAATAATAACAGATGACTCAAAGGaagaaaattttgaagaacTGCCAACTCAAATTATTACTGACGAAGCAGAAATTGAAAAACCTAATGAGGAGGTTTATTCTGAAGAAATTATTAGTCCTTTTAAAGTTCCTTTCCGAACTCCTTTAAAATCTAAGAAAACTCCCACGAAAGCGCCAACTCCGAAAGTTGTTGTAACGAATGACGACGACGATGATGATCCTAACTATTACGCAGCCACGCAGGATTTATTTAATGATCTCTGCACCCAAGGAGAACCCTCAACGGACTCCATTAAACCAAATTCATCAAATCAGAAAGAAAAAGGTGATGATGAATTGGTGCCTTGTTCTGTAGAAGGGTATGAAATGGGCGATAGATTTAGGCACATTGAAAGTGAAGTTTCGCCACTCAAAAAATCTGACAGTGGAGGTAGTGATTCTAAAATTAATATATCTCTCAACGAAAAATCAATTTCAAATGTTGTACTTAAAACACCCCAAACTCTTAAAATAATGAATATTGATCTTCCGGATAGCCAGGAAATAAAAACTAGTGTAACTTTAAAGCATAATTCTATTACAGAGTCTTCCAGTGACACTGAAACGGACGAAGTTTCTGATCAAGACTCGGGAATCACCTTTGGGAAGAAGCGGAAAGCCAAAGTAAATGCTAAACGGGATCTTTCTAAAAAACTCGAAGTACTGCCTTCTAGAGTTATCACGCGAGTTCGTAAGCCTACACTTAAAGTTCGAGAATCTGACGAAATAAATAGAAACAGCAAAAGTATTCTAAAGAGTATTGTTATAGTTGATAGCGATGATAATATTGATGCAGATATTGTAAGTGAAAATATATCACGTTTAAAGAACAAAACTGAGAAAAAGAAAGGGAAAGAAAAGGAAGATGAGCAGTCTAAACGATTATCAGACGAGCCAGCAAAAAGGCCACATTCACGAAATGAAAATAAGAAAAAGGACAAACCAATTGAAGAGTTAAGTGACAGTAAAGGTAGAAGTAGTCGATCTAAAACGAAGAAATCTGAGGAAAGTAAATCGAAAGCTGACGATCATAAAGATACTGATGATATAAAGGTTAGGAGTACCCGAAGTACAAGAAATAAAAAAGATAATGGTAAAGGCGAGAAATCAAAGGGTGAAGAACAGAAGGAATCAAAAAGCAAAGAGGAAAAATCCAAATCAAGAAGTGAATCTAAATCTAAAAGTGATTCACACTCAAGAAGTAACTCTGAATCAAGAAGCAATTCAAAGCCCAGAAGAAATGATTCTAAAAACAGAAGCGATTCAAAAACCAGAAGTACAAGAAGCAAAGACAAAAAAGATAACCCAAAAAACACATCCAGAAACGAAAAAACCCCAGAAACCGAAGTAAGACGAAGCTCACGACAGAAATCTAAAGAAACTGCCAAACATGAAAACAGTACTGTCTATCTATCTTCAGAGTCTAGTACAGAATCGCCGAAGAATTTGAAAAGACCAGCGGCGAATGAGTTGGAAGTACCAAGTCCAAAAAGAACGAGGTCTTTGCCAAATTCTAAGGAATGTACGGCTAGTACATCAGTACAATCGACGCCGGTAAGGGCGGAGAGGCATTATGTTTTGTTCACGGCATTTTCTAATGACGATGTGAGGAGTAAGCTTGAAAAATTAG GAGCAGTAATAGTAACAGACGTAATGTCGTGCACGGTCCTAGTGACGCTTCAGATAAAGAGAACATTCAAGTTGCTGTGCGCGGTCGGTCTTGGGAGGCCTATCGTCGGCCCTGAGTGGGTTCAAGCCTGTGCCGACACTAACACCATCGTTG ACCCATGGCAGTTCCTAATAAAGGACTCGCAAGCGGAGAGGAGGTTCCAGTTCAGTCTAGAAAGGACTCTAAAGAGCAGAAGGAACTTCCTTGAAGGATACCATGTATCTGCCACGCCGAGCGTTTTACCAACGGCGCAAGAGATGAAAC TGATAGTGGAATGTTCCGGCGGCGTGTGGCAGGCCTCGGCGCCGAACTGGATCTGCGTGACGTCGGCGGCCGACAAGGCGCTGTGGCCGGCGCTGCGCCGCCGCGGAGCGACCCTGGTGTCCACGGAGTTCATCCTCGGCGGCGTGCTGAGGCAGCGGCCCGATATAGACGACACGGCTTTTGG